From the genome of Hippoglossus stenolepis isolate QCI-W04-F060 chromosome 13, HSTE1.2, whole genome shotgun sequence:
AACACTAGGTCAGACGTACTGAACGTTATAGGCTACATATAGCACCAACCAACCTGCATCAGGTTTCACTCGCCCATGTGAGCACTGACATACGTGTGAGCCATAGAGAAGTGATATCTGCAACATTTACGCTTGTAAACGTGACAAGCGGAAGAGCAGCATTCGATTTCTGACACAATCTCAGATGTTCCCATGACAGCGTCATGTGCGAAAGTGGGTGATGTAATGACTCACACCAGATCCGCACGGGCTGAGGCCGACGCAGTTTGAGGTAAATGTTGAGGATAAAACGTGGATTCCCTGACAGGTATCGTAAATATCTCTTTATGTGTCAGGGCGTATGTGGAAGGGTCACTTATAAactgcacacatacacgcacagcTTCATAATTCTGAGCATAATGAGACAACAGGTGTCGCTTTACACAACAAACTGATTGATTTGTCAACAGTGTTCATGTGTCGTGTGTCATGCAGCAGAAGTCTGACCTTGGCTAAACTGGCGGTGAACAAAACGCACTCGAACAGTTCTCCCATCCTCTTGAGGAACTCGTCCACGTGGGGTCTCTTCAACACGTACACCTGGTCGGAGACACAAAGGGCACAGGAGATGAAATACACAGTTGGAGTTGAACATTGAACTCAGTTGTTaccttgtgttgtgttttcatcgctGCTTGTTTAGCAGGAATTtgaaaaaactactgaactgattttattgGTGGTAGGATGCGGTATGGTTCAGGGAAGTACCCGTTAAATTTATGTGCTTTAATACTTAAACTGCGTagatcacgtgtttttattttctttttgtttcttcatttttgaGTATGTCACGTATCCTCCTGGATTTCTCCGGACTTTATACTCGGAGGTCAGGGGGATAAAGTCGGTACAAActgtggagcgtctcactcagacatttgccttCACACGTGCACCTCCTCGGAGAAACtacggaggaactgcagagtctggtgaatgtctgaaagcagcttaagtgtGTGTAATATGGGCTGATCATTATGGATTTAAATCATGTTTCATAAGGGGCCTGTTGGACCCTGGCAGAAGTTTGCATTCTACTGACATTCTAGTTAGAAATATGATCATAGCATCACAAAGTACTGGGAGGGGGAAATGTAAGAATAAGAGAAGATCTAATCTTATTTCattgagaagaaaacaaatgtatctGCACATGAAGTAAAGCACCTGCACCAAACATTACAATTCaggcgtgtgcatgtgtgtataaatatagtGGATAGTGTGACCCACTTTTGATAATTGTATATTGTgacattaattaaatataagtTGTAATGTTTTTAGATCTACTTGCACTAAGTTGCTGGCGGCCTTGTTTCTGAACCAAGTCGTCCTGAATAGGCTTTCCCCACTAAAACAAGCCTATCCTGGATTACTTGAACCAGACCCAGGCCCTGTGGGCATCAGAGCTCCTCTGTCTTCTGGGGGGGGGGCCCAGCACAACAGATTGCAGTTACCATTTACAGCCACCGCCGTCCCCCGGGCACCAATGAGCAGGGCACAACATGCGCCGCAGGACTGATTGATGGCCGGCGGTTTCTGAGAAGCCTGCCAGGGTTTCGTCATTTCGTCAGCCCTCTGAAATAGCCACCTGCTGCTCGGAGCCATCAACAGACAGGGCTGCAGCACTGTCAAGGCACCAGCGCAGTGTTTCCAGTGCAAACCGGAGTCCGGGTACAACGTTTGAATCCTAATCTAGAGAGCTTGTAAACCGCCCGACGTTTTTTTCAGGTCATGGAGGTGGTGTTTGGGCTCTACcctggtttctgtgtgtgtttgtgcagtgcAGCAATGTAAAGTGCTCATAATCAATCCTGCTTGTTTAAACAGTGCATACCTGGTGAACTGTTCCATCGATTTCCACTGGAATGATAAAGTCAGCATTGTTCACTGGCTGtagaaaaacaagagaggagcgttagattcaagattcaagattcaagagtaAGTACAGTTTCCTTATAAAATCAACACTGTGCAGAGATGAGCGTGATGCTCGTGAGTcagaagtggagatgtgtcagAGAGACGCCCAGACGCCACCTCAGCGACTTCACAGTCACACAACACGGTTCATAATACCACTCTTGTCAATTCCATCATTGAAATACAGGCTCGACCGAAAGTGACAAGGCTCATAAAAaatatctgatttattttcGGGCAGTTCTCACCCCTGAAATATGCTTCTCAAATGGAAGGTCTGAGTCATAAACACCACGGGAGGtgccacattattatttcttttaaaaacttttattttattactgtaaatgaaaacgatattgaaataattattgatattgttttatttcccggCCCAAAGTGTGAGCATACATCCATAATTAATTAACAGTTCTAGTTTATGTTCTGTCCATCGCCAACTGATCCAATGTTTTAGAAAATCtatattaaataacaaatatgtaAACAACTTCCATTACTAGGAGGAATATCTGCTTGAAACatcttcaaactaaaagcaAATCCAGGATTTAGTGTTTAACTTTCTACACCAGCAACTCTCTGCTCATTAGGgtcatgttaaagaaaactaTTATTTCAGGAACAAAGTCGTAATATAACGTGAATAAAGTGGTTAATTAcgagaatttttttttacaggaacaAAGTCGCACttttaaaagagaataaagtcataattttaagGCAACAAGTAAATTTATGGTGGAACAAAATCATAAAATCTGTCtgttttatattgttaatttattctttagtttaggtttcacaaataacaaaatactaaaAGACTGTAGGAAACTTTCAATTCCGACTGTATATTGTTGGTTTCATCTGTGTGCATgggttctccttgctgcttataTCCTATCTTTacttttattctcataaaattaCAGCTTGTGAAATAACGAATTTTCTTCTCGAAATCTCgtttgtttgaatgtgagtAATCGGTGTGAGTCACTGgtttgaacaaacacacaaacaccagctcaCTCAACACGTGTGTATGATCTGCACAGGGACAGAGGTTCAAAATGCAACTTATTCTCctgattcaaaaataaaaacgattttctaaatgaaatgtttgatttgaaaataaaatatctgttgatgtatttagttattaatgcAAAAAGCTGTGTCCTACTGGAGACAGTTTCAAATGAGCAGTgtgaagaagacacagaggtCACATTTGAATAAAGAGCGGGATGGTCTGACAGCAACAGATTGAAAACAGTTTCCCAATGACATGACTTAAGGTTgatataaaatactttttaatatAGATCGTGCAcccttattgttttttttttacagttttctctctttgtttctttaaaagcGAGTTGCccagctctcctctcttccaaaaaaaaccaaccaaacctttaAAACCAACTGTGTTACCTGATGCTCTCTTTATGTGTCAGACTAATAATGAGTTTTATTATCCACCTTGTTTTAAACACGGGGTTCACAGACTCTGACCCTGTTTACACATAGCGAGCAGCAATATCCAGTGACATCCTTTAGGACGGTCAGTGACCTGAGAAGGACCAAACACCACATGGCATTCATTACATAATTTGTCGTGACACAGGAGCCTTGACTTTTGATTTGTTCACTGAATGTTACCTTAAAAAGGCATCAAGCTAAACAAAAGGACGCCAGTTATTTCAAGGAACAATAAAAAACGCAGCAGAGTTTATGAAAGCGTATTAACACTACAACCGTGCAGTTTGAGATTAtagtttgaaatatttgtaattgtcatttttcttatttgaaaGTACAATATTTACGTCGGTATTTGTAATCACaagccattttttttaaaagaagaagatatTGATATGACAGGTCATTGAAGATGGTTCCTTGAATCtcattaaattgtattattattattattattacttttcgTCCTTGaaaatcaattcatttttaaGAGATCTTGGATTTAAGATGCCTGGAGATGAACCAGAAAATCAACAGCTAATGTATATTTGACATACGAGTCCGCGCCTCCTGTGATGTGCCTCCTAAAATGCAAAATGATGCCGTGCAAATCCTACCCTGCTATTTATGTCGAGCACAAGTTGGCACGTGGATTGTTTGCTTTGACAGTCAACAAGGAATCTGATAGCAGATACTCAATGAGAATCCTTTTAAAAACAGGTAAACACAAAACTTTTAtgcaattaaatcaaatcataattataaacaaaagtagaaatacattttgaagaaaacaaaacgtattattattacttaaaaaGAACCCAGGGTGattcactatatatatatatatatatatatattcagattATCCCAGCtaacttaaaaaacacactaCAATATATTATCAAGATGGTGACACCTTCACAAATCATGCTGCTGATACTCAGACTTTACCACAGACCACAGACTTTGTCAGATCCAGTTTCAGTGAGAACTACTGAAAACTGATTACGGATCAGAGATAATGAACTGCTGCTTTGtgcacagagcagctgctggttTGAAACCAGATCTCACTAAACTCCAGTGTATAGCACTgattacattcatgtttcactacaataaatacatattacattcatattcatagTGTATAACATATCTGCCAACGCATATATAAGTctatatgtgtttgtttatttcaatatatatatacacacacatcctcatGCAATCATCCTGGGCCACTGCACTTTCTTTCAGTGCATttctttacaaatacaaattctatCTGTAGTGtaaaggtgtatattatgtacttATTCACTGgatttaattgatttttgtTTCTTATCTTACTTTATTGCctatttaattatgttttatactttcacatgttctcttgtcttctttattttgaCTATCTGCTGCTCTAAGTGAATTTCCCTGTTGGGAGATCAATAaactttatcttatcttatcttatcttctctTAGCTCATCTTATCTTGTTGATAATGTCTAAGTTCAGGATTTGGGGGAAAACCAGTTAGTCTGTAACTTGGCCAGAATTAGATGAGAAGACTGAACCCAttcttgtgtctgtgcagctggTCACATTACTTCAGCACTAACACTCTGGTTGAGGTTACAAACATCTACCTCCCAGTTCCTCTGAGGCTCGCTCATTAAAATGCTTAGccttgtttattctgtataCAAACCATAGTATCtaaacaacaagctgtgaagaTTACACGCGGGATTATTTCTTGGTTGAGAATAGCAACTTCCTCGAGTATCTGCCGGTTGCCTGGCAACCTGACAACTCCAGGAAGTGACTGCTCCTGGCCAAGAAAATGGCAACGTGTCGCTTTGTGTGCCAAGTTGAAATGGAGTGGAAAACTTGTGCAACTGGCACAAACCGGCACACGCAAGAAAAGCGCCTGTAGCCTTTTAAAAGTGTTAATGCTCTTTAGATTTAGattcataataaaatatgtatttatgatACATAATCCTGGGCCTTCCTGGAAGAAGGATTATTTTTAAACCATGAGAAACCCTTTAAATATACTGGTGGGAGACAACAGTgtatcacacccacacagatcAGACACTGCGACGAATGGACATAAACTCCAAATATGAATCTTTTAACAATACTGAAATCACATATACACTCAACGCAGTGTGGAGTTATAGCATCTGAATGGACAGTTTTCCCACTGAGAGGAcaagtgttttcatatttcttgtTTCGACAAGCTGACTCTTAaatcattataataatacagTATGTTGGATAGAAGCCTACACACATAACTATAAGATCTCCACCAACAAAATGGGTGACTGGTGATATCGATATGAGCCTTTTACAGATATACGAGTATTAGCGTTAACATTTTTTGCCAAtagcttttatttcattttacgtaaaaaaatcattttattttcttaattccagttctatatatttggttgtttttgttttcttattgtttatagttatttataacaATGTCATATTGCAAATAACAATTAACCTTATTTGTCCAAGGGCCTTGAAAACAACATCATAGGAATCATTGTCAATTTCTTTgccatatataaatatatatcagctCCTTAATATGACGCCTTCAAAAGGGATCCATGTGTCCATGATGCATTTTCTAGTTTTCATTAATACTTAAAAGcaaatgtgacagaaaacatcGAACCCTCCTCCTGTCTTTGTCTATAACCCAACAAACAAATTGATCTATATCCTAGTTTCAATAAAACAAGTATCTGCAGCCTGAACAATTACAAACTCAGTTTAAATATTAACTTTGGCTCATGCAACGGgtattggacattttttttactccccCAGTATCAGTTACTGGCATCCGCCCCCAACAAATCCATACTGGAGCACCTCCATTAACAAAGAGAAAGTAGGTCACACAGGCAAACTTACCTTAAATGAACTATGGACTAGTGTTTCATCCAAATCAATGACCACACAGATCTTCCCCGCGTCGTTCGATTGTATCCGTGGGAGCAGAGGTTTTCCTGGAAcctgaagacaaacaaattTAGTTTTAGAACTTAAGCTCATTAATGGAAAACTCGAATAAAAAGAAAGTTCTTTTAGCTTTGAAGCCCACAATATGAGCAGCAGCTACGCTTTACAGGTTATTAAATTTCAATCTGAGAAAGTACAATCTCAATATGTAGGACACATActattcattgtgtgtgtgtgtgtgtgtgtgtttctcgtCACTTAAGAGCCACTggcttgtgttgtgttgtttcggTGAAGGGTTACAAGAAACCTTGGATGCTACAGCTGCTGCAATGTTGATGGAGCATGTATAATATCGTCATACTGTGCTCCATCCTTCAACAAGTGGCCAGACATCAGTGTTTGCTAGTGTGATTATGATTCTAAAAACAAGTTGGCATGAGCGTACAGGCCGTCTGTATCCCGgtgcgtgtgtttgtctgtgtacaGCGAGCTGCCACGTGAGGATAATGGCAGCGCTGGAGTTTGACACAGATACCACACAATCTGCCAAGTGAAGATCTCCTGTAACTTATTCACTGCCACGGTCGACAGCAGCGCCTTACTGCTGTAAAAATAGCCCCTCAGCATTTCAGCCCCACTTCTGAAAGCTCAAATCAGTCCTTCGATGCTTCACAGTCGAGGTGCAATACCTGCTCGGTTGGTGGAATGCAGTAGTCGCAGTCGCAGGCCTCAGAGGATTCATcgtcactctcctcctcctcctcctctgaatcTGAATCTCTGCCCTGTCCGCAGTCGTTTTCCTCCGTCTGTGCATCGCCTCCCTCCAGTTTGGCATGTTCGGGGACAACGCTGTGGATAATATCTAGAGGATACCTTGTCCCGGTTGAGATGTCCTTGTCTGATTTCAGAATTATTTTATTGGCCGTTTCTTCCGCGGCAGAGCAGCTGGCCAAGTTCTCGCTCGGTTCAATATCTTCACTAACTGCCAATCCGACGGCTTCGCTCTCCGCTGGACAAACTCCAGGGGCGGGGGACTCGGTAATAAGTCCTTTCAGGGCTTGTTTAACAGATGACTGAGCACTTTGAATCTGATACGCATAGTAATCCTCAACACCTGGCTCACACGcctcttcatcaccttcatTATCTATAAGCCACCAATATGGCTCCATTTCGGGACATTCAATAGCTGCTTTATCGTCGGGCTCCGACTCGTCATCCTTTCTGCAAAGATCGATTGAAGAGGCACTGTCGCCAAGGGATTCAAAGACCTCCTCTTCATAAGCATCACCTTCAACGGAGATGTTCTCGGCACATGGTGCAGACATGCTCTCCTCATGACCAGAGGACAGGCagatctcctcttcctcttcctcttcgtcttcgTTGCAGATTTCAGAAACATGGCCCTCAGCTGTTTCTCTATCAAAAgtgtcttcatcttcctctgcttcctcgtGATACTCTGTGTAAAGTTCACAGGCTTCACTCTCTTCTTCCTGAACCTCATCATATTCTGCAAAACTTGACTCTGAATCTATGATCAAGTCTTCTGGGTTTATCTCTGACTCACAATCATCTCTTTGACTTGCATCACATGCTTCTTCAGGACATACACCCGCTTCCTGGATACCCATTTCCTCACTGGCTTCCTCGTACGTAAACGCATTTTTGGCATTACGTCTCGCAGCCTCTTTTTCAAGGTTCAGGCCTTCGTGTACATCCCCACCATCAAAGCAGGAGATGTAATggtgctttggtgcaaatgcgTGTCCGTAATGGTCGGCTCTGTCGAATAAATCAAAGTAATCCCCAATAACAATATCAACCGCGGCGGGTGTTTTCGTTTCATCCTCGTCACTTTCGTTAGCGTGCCTTTGTTCCGTTTCTTCATCGTCTTCAAACGATTCCCACTGCGTCTGCTCATCGCTTGAATCTCCCTGAACTCCCTTTTCCGATTCCCCAGATGAATCGGAGCAGGGATCCGACGGGATGCTGCCATCAGGACAGGTCTTAAAGGATTTTGTTTCAATGGAGGAGCAATCGGAGAAACTGTCTTCTTCGGTGTAAAAGCCATCGGAGGTTTTGTCAGAAGTTGCACACGGCTGCGTGGTTTCGTACTCTTCGCTTCCACACATCTCACAGTCATCTGCTGACATGTCTAGTGTCGGAGTTTGCGGAGAGAGTTCTTCAGCGTCCTCAAAACTGACATGTTCACTGTCATCAAAGCAAACAGGGACCGGCGTATTCAAATGTGAGGAATTTACATCTTCTGATAGTCCGACCTCAGTTTCATTTTGTTCACATAGATAgctctcttcttcatcttcatcctcatcctcctcctcatcctcctcatcaccatTTGCGTACTCAATTTGCATTTCATCATACTCACAGAGTTCAGTGCCACAGTCCAGTGAGTCCACTGAATCACAGATGTTGGGTTGGCAACCACCCACTTCACATTGTTCAAAGTCCTCTGTCGCTGTGTCCGGTTCCGAGTCAGAGCACTCGCTCTGCTGATCCGGAGACTCGTATTGTTGGAGTAACTCCAGCTGCTCGGTGCTCTCCGCtatgaaatcagacatttcACACAGCCCTaaactgtcacattttattgcCAATTTGTCTCGCTCAAAGTCGAGAGACTCAAACTGTTGACCGGGGGGCTTGCATTGCTGAAATAGTCCGAGGTGTTCTGTCCAGTGTTCACAGCAAGGACAACATTTGTTGCAAGCTACGCTATGATTAGCACTGTGCTCAGAGGACTTGCAAGGTTTAAAACACTCGCAGTGTTGAGCACATTCATTAAATGGTTGGCTTAACCTCGAAGTCTCACACTTATCGAGGGTTTGCTCGGATTCGAAAAATATGCTGCTTGCTGAATATTGCTCAAAGCTCTCAGCGTGTCCGTTGCAATATCTGCTGTATTCAGCCTCATCTCCACTCATCCTGCAGTGCTCCATGCAAAGGAGAGACGAGTCCATAACTCTGCTGACAACTTGCTCTGTGTATTCCACAAGGACGTTCATGCCGAGTTCAGTGCTTCCTTTCAAAGGGCTGGTTAAATCTGCAGCTTCTGTTAAATCGGGAACCTGGCATTGTTCTGCAAGCATGACTTCCGCTGATGGCTCCCCTTCTCCAGAGACTTTAACTTGCGCAGAGTTTTCCAAATACATCGTGAAATGCTTTGTCAGTCTATGTTTGCTCAAAGTTTATCCTCTATGCATTGGGTCAGGATGTTGCCGTCTCTAAGGATCCTGCGGAGTACAAGTCCAGCAGAGCGACGGGTAACTGGTCAGGGTCCATTCAGAGTGGATATTCACATGGCTGGAAGGGGGAGTCACTGAGGAGCCTGAGAGAGTAACAGCAACAGGAGCAGCATGCACGATGACATGACAGGTTGTCACAACCAAAACTGAGACTAGCGCTTGActcaaccccccccaccccttccttCACCAGAGACCAAGCAATTTATTTTGGGGGCTTGGAAAGAAGTGACAAATAACTTCTGGAATATCAAATCTCTATAAAAGGCTGAAGTCAGGCATAAATCTGAAACGGACACGTGAGAAGATCTTGACTACTTGATCTTCAGACCATAACCGACTAAAGCCAAGTTGTTTTCCATAACTATAACTATAATCACTTGTGCTATGGGAAGTATAATcacaaaaaagataattaaaggAGTAGTGGTCACTGGTGGATTAAGCACCATTCCACAAACGTAAACATCCAAACCCtattaacatttttttcattttcaaacaccGTTCACACATAATCTGTGTAGTAATGGATCAGTTATCAGTTTCTAAAATTAATCGGATCATGCCTGATATCTGATATGTATCATAGTTTTCTAAGCCAAAGGATGTCTCCAATGCAGGATCTAGTGTTGTGTGTCCTGCTTGTGGCACCGCTACGGTGTCTGTTTTTGGACTTTTGGGCGAGCAGCGATCTTCCTGTAACATTTACTCCCAACTCCTGCACTTCTTGTAATTCTTCGTCCTTTTGATTGATGCCTGAACATGGAGTAAattttgaaatgctgctgcacGATACTTCTCGGCACAGGAGAGGTGAGTAAACACCAACAGCTTTGAGCCaagaaaacatgtgtttcaGGCGTCACGTGGCTGTCAATCAGTGCGGACCACATGCTGCTCAGCAGACGAGcgaggaggagggcgagagaAAGTCAATCTCGTtaggaggagctggagggatGTTGCCAGAGGAACTTACTTTTGACAGAGTCCCATTTTCTTCCAGTAAGGGGACATTGTTCCTCACCGGAGTCGGCTCTGATTCTTTGCGACACAGGCAGCAGAAGAGACTGCGGAAAAGGCCTCTGCTGCGAGGCTTCCTCGATGGGGAAACTGTGTGGGCACCTGAAGCAGAacgagagagagatagaggttATATAAGAGATGATGGACATACTGTACTGATTCCACATTCCTCAAAATCGATAGATATACACATTCCGGGAAGTGGCTGAAACTGAGACCACTGCTCTTTCATCTCAATTTAAAATCTGTGGGACTGACTGTGATCATTCTTCAGCGCAAAAGATCATATCAGGCAGTAACTACAGTTAAAATGCAAATCAATGGACAATGTAATATTTTCTGTATGCACTTGTGTTTTGCTACAGTTTTATTCCATCAGTAACTAGAGTAACGTGTATTTTGTTAAGTCACATCTGGCAAGGGCTGGATCCGCCAGCGCTCGTCCAGGGTATCTGATCCGGGCAGCACCTCATGTCAGCCGGACCCCTGCTGTGTTCGGTGTATAGTCTGTCTCCGGCTATTTCAGATGCGCAGCAAAAGGTTAAAATAGATTGCATAAGAGAGCAAACGTGTACGGTTCAGCCCACAAAAATAATCAGGTGACGACATCCTGGtgaatgttgttattgtttcattcTAAGAATTTGTTTAAATTACAGTTGTTTCTCTACGGCACGCATAACGCCAAACATTACACAGAGAGAAGCATCATTTTGTAAGTATTTCTATTAACAAAAAGCTGttgaaaacttgtttttctgaTAAACCAGAAACGTTTGCTGAAtatttgtgaaaacaaaagtaaagttgtttgtttttttcaaaataaaaaaggtttgaaCTTTGTTGATCTTCAACTTTATAATGAGTTGTTGCACATTGCActgacaaaagacaaaaataatgaaaacaacatttaccATTAAACGTTGGTATTTTTGGTTGCACACATGAGACGTGATGATGACATATACAAAAACACACGTATTGTATACTAGTTAACATTTTGTCTTAACTTCACTAACCCATGTAACAACAGATAGAAAACACCACCAGCTGGTGTCAGCGTGATGAGAGCTGgtatttagaaagaaagaaaaactcgGAGAAACCAGCTGAGCCCTGATGTCAGAGCTGTCAGCCGGGACATTAGCGAGCCGCTCAGACAAGACTAAATCTGTAGCCTCAGCGTGGGGGGGGGCGCATCACGGACCCGACAGCCTGCTTTGGGTGTAAATGTGTGATGATTGCAGAAGTAGTGCCGGTGGTCTCCCTGGTTGAGCGATCAACAAACAGAGGAGCCGGCAGTTGATACAGAACAATACTGGATGTTTCATCAAATCAGAGTCACATGAAATAATCTGAACTTTTATAGCAAGAAGGATTTGTGGCTCATCTCTGTCCTATGTGATAGTAATAAATAGAGAATGAGAAACTCCTCTCTTGGACCTcaagatttttaaatgttaaattgtttttaa
Proteins encoded in this window:
- the LOC118119669 gene encoding carboxy-terminal domain RNA polymerase II polypeptide A small phosphatase 1 isoform X2 produces the protein MDPSPSIITQVTREEEEEEEDARGEEGAHTVSPSRKPRSRGLFRSLFCCLCRKESEPTPVRNNVPLLEENGTLSKVPGKPLLPRIQSNDAGKICVVIDLDETLVHSSFKPVNNADFIIPVEIDGTVHQVYVLKRPHVDEFLKRMGELFECVLFTASLAKYADPVSDLLDKWGAFRSRLFRESCVFHKGNYVKDLSRLGRDLNKVIIIDNSPASYVFHPENAVPVVSWFDDMSDTELLDLIPFFERLSTVDDVYDILKQERTSS
- the LOC118119669 gene encoding uncharacterized protein LOC118119669 isoform X1, producing the protein MYLENSAQVKVSGEGEPSAEVMLAEQCQVPDLTEAADLTSPLKGSTELGMNVLVEYTEQVVSRVMDSSLLCMEHCRMSGDEAEYSRYCNGHAESFEQYSASSIFFESEQTLDKCETSRLSQPFNECAQHCECFKPCKSSEHSANHSVACNKCCPCCEHWTEHLGLFQQCKPPGQQFESLDFERDKLAIKCDSLGLCEMSDFIAESTEQLELLQQYESPDQQSECSDSEPDTATEDFEQCEVGGCQPNICDSVDSLDCGTELCEYDEMQIEYANGDEEDEEEDEDEDEEESYLCEQNETEVGLSEDVNSSHLNTPVPVCFDDSEHVSFEDAEELSPQTPTLDMSADDCEMCGSEEYETTQPCATSDKTSDGFYTEEDSFSDCSSIETKSFKTCPDGSIPSDPCSDSSGESEKGVQGDSSDEQTQWESFEDDEETEQRHANESDEDETKTPAAVDIVIGDYFDLFDRADHYGHAFAPKHHYISCFDGGDVHEGLNLEKEAARRNAKNAFTYEEASEEMGIQEAGVCPEEACDASQRDDCESEINPEDLIIDSESSFAEYDEVQEEESEACELYTEYHEEAEEDEDTFDRETAEGHVSEICNEDEEEEEEEICLSSGHEESMSAPCAENISVEGDAYEEEVFESLGDSASSIDLCRKDDESEPDDKAAIECPEMEPYWWLIDNEGDEEACEPGVEDYYAYQIQSAQSSVKQALKGLITESPAPGVCPAESEAVGLAVSEDIEPSENLASCSAAEETANKIILKSDKDISTGTRYPLDIIHSVVPEHAKLEGGDAQTEENDCGQGRDSDSEEEEEESDDESSEACDCDYCIPPTEQVPGKPLLPRIQSNDAGKICVVIDLDETLVHSSFKPVNNADFIIPVEIDGTVHQVYVLKRPHVDEFLKRMGELFECVLFTASLAKYADPVSDLLDKWGAFRSRLFRESCVFHKGNYVKDLSRLGRDLNKVIIIDNSPASYVFHPENAVPVVSWFDDMSDTELLDLIPFFERLSTVDDVYDILKQERTSS